One window from the genome of Pantoea cypripedii encodes:
- the mukB gene encoding chromosome partition protein MukB — MIERGKFRSLTLINWNGFFARTFDLDELVTTLSGGNGAGKSTTMAAFVTALIPDLTLLHFRNTTEAGATSGSRDKGLHGKLRAGVCYAVLDVVNSRHQRVVVGVRLQQVAGRDKKVDIKPFSIHGLPTDTQPTDMLTEILGSRQARVLPLAEVKDRVEAQEGVQFRQYNSVTDYHATLFELGVVPRRLRTAGDRSKFYRLIEASLYGGISSAITRSLRDYLLPENSGVRKAFQDMEAALRENRMTLEAIRVTQSDRDLFKHLISEATSYVSADYMRHANERRIHLDGALQLRNELFTSRNQLASEQYRHIEMARELSEHAGAESDLETDYQAASDHLNLVQTAMRQQEKIERYDVDLEELTYRLEEQNEVVAEAREVHEENEARTEAAEVEVDELKSQLADFQQALDVQQTRAIQYQQALQALEKARAQCQLADLTIDNAAEWQETFQAREEEATEQLLRLEQKLSVAEAAHSQFEQALMLVTSIAGEVNRQDAWQVGRELLRDAANQRHHAEQLSSLRLRLNELEQRLREQNEAERLLAEFCKRQGQQYDADALEGLQRELEAQIEQLSASVADAGERRMLMRQELEQLRERITALTARAPHWLAAQEILTQLSEQTGQQLTSSQQITEFMQQLLERERETTVERDEVAARKREIEKQIERLSQPGGAEDARLTQLAERFGGVLLSEIYDDVTLDDAPYFSALYGPSRHAIVVPDLSLVRELLNGLEDCPEDLYLIEGDPQSFDDSVFGVDELENAVVVKVAERQWRYSRFPKVPLFGRAARENQLELLNNERDQLAERYATLSFDVQKTQRLHQSFSRFIGSHLAVAFDEDPEALIRQLNSRRGELERALSQHENDNQQQRMQYEQAREGVAQLNRLLPRVTLLLDDTLADRCEEIRERVDEAQEAARFLHQHGNKLAKLEPLVAVLQSDPQQHDQLERDYQQAQQLQRETRQQAFALTEVVQRRAHFSYVDSAGMLTGNSDLNEKLRQRLEQAEGERSRARERLREHQAQLTQYSQVLASLKSSYDAKRDMLKELQQEMQDIGVHADASAEERARARRDELYTALSHNRARRNQLEKQLTFCEAEMDSLQKKLRKLERDYHQMREQVVSAKAGWCTVLRLVKENGVERRLHRRELAYFSGDELRSMSDKALGALRLAVADNEHLRDVLRMSEDPKRPERKIQFFIAVYQHLRERIRQDIIRTDDPVEAIEQMEIELNRLTEELMAREQTLAISSRSVSNIIRKTIQREQNRIRQLNQGLQAVSFGQVRSVRLNVNVRETHSMLLDTLSEEHEQHQDLFNSNRLTFSEALAKLYQRLNPQIDMGQRTPQTIGEELLDYRNYLEMEVEVNRGSDGWLRAESGALSTGEAIGTGMSILVMVVQSWEEESRRLRGKDISPCRLLFLDEAARLDARSIATLFELCERLEMQLVIAAPENISPEKGTTYKLVRKVFNNTEHVHVVGLRGFSADPSPVKRENSDIDLETENS, encoded by the coding sequence ATGATTGAACGCGGTAAATTTCGTTCGCTAACCCTGATTAACTGGAACGGCTTCTTTGCCCGTACCTTTGATCTTGATGAGCTGGTGACCACCCTGTCGGGCGGTAACGGTGCCGGTAAATCAACCACCATGGCGGCGTTTGTCACGGCGTTGATCCCGGACCTGACGCTGCTGCATTTCCGTAACACCACCGAGGCCGGTGCAACCTCCGGTTCGCGAGACAAAGGTCTGCACGGTAAGTTGCGGGCCGGTGTCTGCTATGCGGTGCTGGATGTGGTCAACTCACGCCATCAGCGCGTAGTGGTGGGGGTGCGCCTGCAACAGGTGGCCGGGCGTGACAAGAAGGTGGATATCAAGCCGTTCAGTATTCACGGCCTGCCCACCGATACGCAACCGACCGATATGCTCACCGAGATCCTCGGCAGCCGCCAGGCGCGCGTCCTGCCGCTGGCGGAAGTGAAAGATCGCGTCGAAGCGCAGGAAGGCGTGCAGTTCCGTCAGTACAATTCGGTGACCGATTACCATGCCACGCTGTTTGAGTTGGGTGTGGTACCGCGTCGCCTGCGTACCGCCGGTGATCGCAGCAAGTTCTATCGTCTGATTGAAGCCTCGCTGTACGGTGGTATCTCCAGTGCGATTACCCGCTCACTGCGCGATTACCTGCTGCCGGAAAACAGCGGGGTGCGTAAAGCCTTCCAGGATATGGAAGCCGCACTGCGTGAAAACCGCATGACGCTGGAAGCGATTCGCGTCACCCAATCTGACCGCGACCTGTTTAAGCATCTGATTTCGGAAGCCACCAGCTACGTTTCCGCGGACTACATGCGTCACGCCAACGAACGTCGCATCCATCTTGATGGTGCCTTGCAGCTGCGTAACGAGTTGTTTACCAGCCGTAACCAGCTGGCGTCGGAACAGTATCGCCACATTGAAATGGCGCGCGAGCTGTCGGAACACGCGGGTGCTGAAAGCGATCTGGAAACCGATTATCAGGCCGCCAGCGATCACCTGAATCTGGTACAGACGGCGATGCGTCAGCAGGAGAAGATCGAGCGCTACGATGTCGATCTGGAAGAGCTGACTTACCGCCTTGAAGAACAGAATGAGGTGGTGGCCGAAGCACGTGAAGTGCATGAAGAAAATGAAGCGCGTACCGAAGCGGCGGAAGTGGAAGTCGATGAGCTGAAAAGTCAGCTGGCCGATTTCCAGCAGGCGCTCGATGTGCAGCAAACCCGCGCGATTCAGTATCAGCAGGCCTTGCAGGCGCTGGAAAAAGCGCGTGCGCAATGCCAGCTTGCCGATTTGACCATCGACAATGCCGCTGAATGGCAGGAAACCTTCCAGGCGCGTGAGGAAGAAGCGACAGAACAACTGCTGCGTCTGGAACAGAAGCTAAGCGTTGCCGAAGCAGCGCACAGCCAGTTTGAGCAGGCGCTGATGCTGGTCACCAGCATTGCCGGTGAGGTAAACCGCCAGGATGCCTGGCAGGTTGGCCGTGAATTGCTGCGTGATGCCGCCAACCAGCGCCACCATGCGGAACAACTGTCGTCGCTGCGTTTACGCCTCAATGAACTGGAGCAGCGCCTGCGTGAGCAGAATGAAGCGGAGCGTTTGCTGGCGGAATTCTGCAAGCGTCAGGGCCAGCAATATGATGCTGATGCGCTGGAAGGTTTGCAGCGTGAGCTGGAAGCGCAGATTGAACAGCTGAGCGCCAGCGTCGCCGATGCCGGTGAACGCCGGATGCTGATGCGTCAGGAGCTGGAGCAACTGCGTGAACGCATCACCGCGCTGACCGCGCGTGCGCCGCACTGGCTGGCTGCGCAGGAGATCCTGACCCAGCTCAGCGAACAAACCGGCCAGCAGCTGACCAGCAGCCAGCAAATCACCGAATTTATGCAGCAATTGCTGGAGCGCGAGCGTGAAACCACCGTCGAACGTGATGAAGTGGCGGCGCGTAAACGTGAAATCGAGAAACAAATCGAACGCTTAAGCCAGCCTGGCGGTGCGGAAGATGCGCGACTGACCCAGCTGGCCGAGCGTTTTGGCGGCGTGTTGCTGTCAGAAATTTATGATGATGTGACGCTGGATGATGCGCCTTATTTCTCGGCGCTATACGGTCCGTCACGTCATGCCATCGTGGTGCCGGATTTGTCGCTGGTACGCGAGTTGCTGAATGGTCTGGAAGATTGCCCGGAAGATCTCTATCTGATCGAAGGGGACCCGCAGTCATTTGATGACAGCGTATTCGGCGTTGATGAGCTGGAAAACGCGGTGGTGGTGAAAGTAGCGGAGCGTCAGTGGCGCTACTCTCGTTTCCCGAAAGTGCCGTTATTTGGCCGCGCCGCGCGTGAAAACCAGCTGGAGCTGCTGAATAACGAACGCGATCAGCTGGCGGAACGCTACGCCACGCTGTCGTTTGACGTGCAGAAAACCCAGCGTCTGCATCAATCCTTCAGCCGCTTTATCGGCAGCCATCTGGCTGTGGCGTTTGATGAAGATCCGGAAGCGCTGATCCGCCAGCTGAATAGCCGTCGTGGCGAACTGGAACGCGCGCTGAGTCAGCATGAAAACGACAACCAGCAGCAACGGATGCAGTATGAGCAGGCGCGCGAGGGTGTGGCCCAGCTGAACCGCCTGTTGCCACGCGTGACGCTGTTGCTGGACGATACGCTGGCCGACCGCTGTGAAGAGATTCGTGAACGCGTGGATGAAGCTCAGGAAGCCGCACGTTTCCTGCATCAGCACGGCAATAAACTGGCGAAGCTGGAACCGCTGGTGGCGGTGTTGCAGAGCGATCCGCAGCAACACGATCAGCTGGAACGTGATTATCAGCAGGCGCAGCAGCTGCAGCGCGAAACGCGCCAGCAGGCATTTGCACTGACTGAAGTGGTGCAGCGTCGTGCTCACTTCAGTTATGTCGATTCAGCGGGCATGCTGACCGGTAACAGCGACCTGAACGAGAAATTGCGTCAGCGTCTTGAGCAGGCGGAAGGCGAGCGTAGTCGCGCCCGTGAACGTCTGCGTGAGCATCAGGCGCAGCTGACTCAGTACTCTCAGGTGCTGGCATCACTGAAAAGCTCTTATGACGCCAAACGCGACATGCTGAAAGAGTTGCAGCAGGAGATGCAGGACATCGGTGTGCATGCGGATGCCAGCGCGGAAGAACGCGCCCGCGCCCGCCGCGATGAACTCTATACCGCGCTGAGCCATAACCGTGCACGCCGCAATCAGCTGGAAAAACAGCTGACCTTCTGCGAAGCCGAAATGGACAGCCTGCAGAAGAAACTGCGTAAGCTGGAACGCGATTATCATCAGATGCGCGAGCAGGTGGTTAGCGCTAAAGCGGGCTGGTGTACCGTATTGCGTCTGGTGAAAGAAAATGGTGTCGAGCGCCGTCTGCATCGCCGTGAACTGGCCTACTTCAGCGGTGATGAGCTGCGTTCTATGTCGGATAAAGCGTTGGGGGCATTGCGTCTGGCGGTGGCGGATAACGAGCATCTGCGCGATGTGTTGCGTATGTCGGAAGATCCCAAACGTCCGGAACGTAAAATCCAGTTCTTTATTGCGGTATATCAGCATCTGCGCGAGCGTATTCGTCAGGACATCATCCGTACCGATGATCCGGTGGAAGCCATCGAGCAGATGGAGATTGAGCTGAACCGTCTGACGGAAGAACTGATGGCGCGTGAGCAGACGCTGGCGATCAGTTCGCGCAGCGTCTCCAATATCATCCGTAAAACCATTCAGCGTGAACAAAACCGTATTCGTCAGCTTAACCAGGGCCTGCAGGCGGTAAGTTTCGGCCAGGTGCGCAGCGTGCGTCTGAACGTTAACGTGCGGGAAACCCATTCCATGCTGCTGGATACGCTGTCGGAAGAACACGAACAGCATCAGGATCTGTTTAACAGCAATCGTCTGACCTTCTCGGAAGCGCTGGCGAAGCTGTATCAGCGCCTGAATCCGCAGATCGATATGGGTCAGCGTACCCCGCAAACCATCGGTGAAGAGCTGCTCGACTACCGCAACTATCTGGAGATGGAGGTTGAAGTTAACCGCGGCTCCGATGGCTGGTTGCGTGCAGAAAGTGGCGCGCTTTCTACCGGTGAAGCGATCGGTACCGGGATGTCGATTCTGGTGATGGTGGTGCAGAGCTGGGAAGAGGAATCACGTCGTCTGCGCGGTAAAGATATCTCGCCTTGTCGTCTGCTGTTCCTTGATGAAGCAGCGCGTCTTGATGCGCGTTCTATCGCCACTCTGTTTGAGTTGTGTGAGCGTCTGGAGATGCAGCTGGTGATCGCTGCCCCGGAAAATATCAGCCCGGAAAAAGGGACCACCTATAAACTGGTACGTAAGGTGTTCAACAACACCGAACACGTCCATGTGGTGGGCCTGCGCGGCTTCTCCGCTGACCCGTCACCGGTAAAACGCGAGAATAGTGATATCGACCTGGAAACAGAAAATTCATAG
- the ldtD gene encoding L,D-transpeptidase, whose amino-acid sequence MLLNNKSRLNRAAIALSLSLVLSPLAASHAAIIAALPGTTHRTMTVAASQHQIQQAFSPSEQPFYLPGLAGIYAARNMAPLWQDRAAVQAFQQQLAEVALSGVQPQFTRWVGLLTNPEIKGLARDIVLSDAMLGYLQFVSNVPTQGETWLYSNVPYKMTMPTVAVINQWQNAVNGGGSRSFVTSLEPQHPQYRPMHAALKTLLTDNRPWPQLRDSGTLRPGQISNDIPALREILQRTGMLTGHSATPTPADDAVPTAPVPVSQSEQPVAVSPSATSVNDLPAQAPQSMGNVAANPGQSTNNVYDAALVDGVKRFQHWQGLADDGAIGPRTREWLNVSPQIRAALLALNIQRLRLLPDDMHNGIMVNIPNYSLTYYNNGATILSSRVIVGRPDRKTPLMRSALNNVVLNPPWNVPTSLVRQDIVPKVKQDPGYLYKHGFTLLSGWSEDAEVIDPSMIDWRMVSAASFPYRVRQAPGAMNSLGRYKFNMPSSDAIYLHDTPNHNLFQRDIRALSSGCVRVNKASELADLLLQDAGWNDSRISDTLKEGNTRYVPIRHRIPVNLYYLTAWVADDGQPQYRTDIYNYDNTARSGSQVLVKAGQLLL is encoded by the coding sequence ATGTTGCTGAATAATAAAAGCAGATTAAATCGTGCTGCAATAGCACTCAGTTTGTCACTGGTATTGTCGCCACTGGCTGCCAGCCATGCGGCGATTATTGCGGCGCTGCCTGGCACGACACATCGCACCATGACCGTCGCGGCCAGTCAGCATCAGATCCAGCAGGCTTTCAGCCCCAGCGAACAACCGTTCTATCTGCCCGGTCTGGCAGGCATTTATGCCGCCCGTAATATGGCGCCGCTGTGGCAGGACCGTGCTGCCGTGCAGGCGTTCCAGCAGCAACTGGCGGAAGTGGCGCTTTCCGGGGTGCAGCCGCAGTTTACCCGCTGGGTGGGGCTGTTAACCAACCCGGAAATCAAAGGGCTGGCGCGTGATATTGTGTTAAGCGATGCCATGCTGGGCTATCTGCAATTTGTCTCGAATGTACCGACCCAGGGCGAGACCTGGTTGTACAGCAACGTACCTTATAAAATGACCATGCCGACGGTTGCGGTGATTAATCAGTGGCAGAACGCAGTGAACGGCGGTGGAAGCCGCAGCTTTGTGACGTCACTGGAGCCGCAACATCCGCAATACAGGCCGATGCATGCCGCGCTGAAAACCCTGCTCACGGATAATCGTCCGTGGCCACAGTTGCGCGACAGCGGCACGCTGCGCCCCGGTCAGATCAGCAATGATATCCCCGCGCTGCGCGAGATTTTGCAACGGACCGGTATGCTGACTGGCCATAGTGCGACACCAACGCCAGCGGATGATGCTGTGCCCACGGCCCCGGTGCCGGTGAGCCAGAGCGAGCAGCCCGTTGCCGTCAGTCCTTCGGCCACCAGCGTTAATGATTTGCCCGCTCAGGCACCGCAGTCGATGGGAAATGTCGCGGCGAACCCAGGCCAGTCTACCAACAATGTCTATGATGCGGCGCTGGTGGATGGCGTAAAACGTTTCCAGCATTGGCAGGGGCTGGCTGACGATGGGGCAATTGGTCCACGTACCCGCGAATGGCTCAATGTATCGCCGCAAATCCGCGCGGCACTGCTGGCGCTGAATATCCAGCGTTTGCGTCTGCTGCCGGATGATATGCATAACGGCATCATGGTCAATATCCCCAACTATTCGCTGACCTACTACAACAACGGTGCCACCATCCTGTCGTCACGGGTGATTGTCGGTCGTCCCGATCGCAAAACGCCACTGATGCGCAGCGCGCTGAACAACGTAGTGCTGAATCCGCCGTGGAATGTGCCAACATCACTGGTGCGTCAGGACATTGTGCCGAAGGTGAAACAGGACCCGGGCTATCTTTACAAGCATGGTTTTACCTTGCTTTCCGGCTGGAGTGAGGATGCGGAAGTCATCGATCCGTCGATGATTGACTGGAGAATGGTATCGGCCGCCAGCTTCCCGTATCGCGTGCGGCAGGCACCTGGGGCGATGAATTCGCTGGGGCGCTACAAATTCAATATGCCCAGTTCGGATGCGATTTATCTGCACGATACACCGAATCATAATTTGTTCCAGCGTGATATTCGCGCCCTCAGTTCCGGCTGCGTTCGCGTGAATAAGGCGTCGGAACTGGCTGATTTGTTGTTGCAGGACGCGGGCTGGAATGACAGCCGGATCTCCGACACGCTGAAGGAGGGCAACACGCGGTATGTGCCGATTCGTCACCGGATCCCGGTTAACCTTTACTATCTGACGGCCTGGGTGGCAGATGATGGTCAGCCGCAATATCGTACAGATATTTACAATTATGATAATACAGCGCGTTCGGGCAGTCAGGTATTGGTGAAAGCCGGACAGTTGCTGCTCTAG
- a CDS encoding YcbK family protein has product MANFDSQRRKLLLIGGAAAGLSLLPGSALASLSTSRPRILTLNNLHTGETLKTEFFNGKSYDKDELARLNHFFRDYRANQMRKIDPHLFDQIYRLQALLGTRKPIQLVSGYRTIATNNMLRESGPGVAKHSYHTKGQAMDFHIEGIALNNVRKAALSLRAGGVGYYPRSNFVHIDTGPVRHWS; this is encoded by the coding sequence ATGGCTAATTTTGATTCTCAGCGTCGTAAATTGCTCCTGATCGGAGGGGCAGCCGCAGGTCTGTCACTGCTTCCTGGCTCAGCACTGGCCTCGCTTTCCACCTCCCGTCCGCGAATTTTGACGCTCAATAACCTTCACACCGGTGAAACCCTTAAAACGGAGTTTTTTAACGGCAAGAGTTATGACAAGGATGAGTTAGCTCGCTTAAATCACTTTTTCCGCGACTACCGTGCCAATCAGATGAGAAAGATCGATCCCCATCTGTTTGACCAGATTTATCGCCTGCAGGCGTTGCTGGGCACGCGTAAACCGATTCAGCTGGTGTCGGGTTACCGCACCATCGCCACCAACAATATGCTGCGCGAGTCGGGCCCGGGTGTGGCGAAACACAGTTATCACACCAAAGGCCAGGCGATGGATTTTCATATCGAAGGCATTGCCCTGAACAATGTTCGCAAAGCGGCGTTATCTCTGCGTGCAGGTGGTGTAGGATATTACCCGCGCAGCAACTTTGTTCACATTGACACTGGTCCTGTAAGGCACTGGTCCTGA
- a CDS encoding MBL fold metallo-hydrolase yields the protein MNYLIIPVTAFSQNCSVIWGDDTQQAALVDPGGDAATIIAVLAERGITPQQILLTHGHLDHVGAAAELAAHFQVPIIGPQLRDKYWLDGLPVQSQMFGLPECAPLTPDRWLEEGETVQVGEVTLEVLHCPGHTPGHIVFFDRAGRLLISGDVIFNGGVGRTDFPQGSHSDLIAAIKTKLLPLGDDVTFVPGHGPISTLGRERISNPFL from the coding sequence ATGAACTACCTCATTATTCCGGTCACGGCATTTTCCCAGAACTGTTCAGTTATCTGGGGGGATGATACCCAGCAGGCCGCGCTGGTGGATCCGGGTGGCGATGCTGCCACCATCATCGCGGTGCTGGCTGAGCGTGGCATTACCCCGCAACAGATTCTGCTGACACATGGACATCTCGACCATGTCGGCGCGGCGGCCGAGCTGGCGGCCCATTTTCAGGTACCGATTATCGGACCACAGTTACGCGATAAATACTGGCTGGATGGATTGCCGGTGCAGAGCCAAATGTTTGGTTTGCCGGAATGCGCACCACTGACGCCAGATCGCTGGCTGGAAGAGGGGGAAACGGTGCAGGTCGGTGAGGTGACGCTGGAAGTGTTGCATTGCCCTGGCCATACGCCGGGCCATATCGTGTTTTTCGACCGTGCCGGTCGTCTGCTGATCTCCGGGGATGTCATCTTTAACGGCGGTGTTGGCCGGACCGATTTTCCCCAGGGAAGCCACAGCGATTTGATCGCGGCGATTAAAACCAAGCTCCTGCCGCTGGGCGATGATGTGACCTTCGTTCCGGGGCATGGACCGATCTCCACGCTGGGCCGCGAACGTATCAGTAATCCTTTCCTGTAA
- a CDS encoding amino acid aminotransferase has protein sequence MFESISAAPADPILGLADLFRADDRPNKINLGIGVYKDETGKTPVLTSVKKAEQYLLENETTKNYLSIDGLADFARCTQELLFGKESTLVTAGRACTAQTPGGTGALRVAADFLANQTSVKRVWVSNPSWPNHKNVFNAAGLEVCDYQYYDAANHTLDFDGMVASLREAKAGDVVLFHGCCHNPTGIDPTAEQWQQLAELSQANGWLPLFDFAYQGFARGLDEDAEGLRIFAASHQELIVASSYSKNFGLYNERVGALTLVAASSDVAKTAFSQVKYSIRANYSNPPAHGAAVVATILGNDALRTIWQQELTDMRQRIQRMRQLFVNTLASSGAQQDFSFIIKQNGMFSFSGLTKDQVIRLREEFGVYAVNSGRVNVAGMTPDNMSALCEAIVAVL, from the coding sequence ATGTTTGAATCGATCTCTGCCGCACCCGCCGATCCTATCCTTGGTCTGGCCGACCTGTTTCGCGCCGACGACCGCCCGAATAAAATCAACCTTGGCATTGGTGTTTATAAAGATGAAACCGGTAAAACTCCGGTACTCACCAGTGTAAAAAAAGCTGAGCAATATTTGCTGGAAAACGAAACCACCAAAAATTACCTCAGCATTGATGGCCTGGCTGATTTCGCGCGTTGTACCCAGGAACTGTTGTTTGGCAAAGAGAGCACGCTGGTGACCGCCGGACGCGCCTGCACGGCTCAAACACCGGGTGGTACGGGGGCGTTGCGTGTAGCCGCAGATTTCCTCGCTAATCAGACCAGCGTGAAGCGTGTATGGGTGAGTAATCCAAGCTGGCCGAACCACAAAAATGTGTTTAACGCGGCGGGCCTCGAAGTCTGTGATTATCAGTACTACGATGCGGCAAACCATACGCTGGATTTTGATGGCATGGTGGCGTCACTGCGTGAAGCGAAAGCGGGTGATGTGGTGCTGTTCCACGGCTGCTGCCACAACCCAACCGGTATCGATCCGACTGCGGAACAATGGCAGCAACTGGCAGAGCTCTCTCAGGCGAATGGCTGGCTGCCACTGTTTGACTTTGCCTACCAGGGCTTTGCCCGTGGTCTGGATGAAGATGCAGAAGGCCTGCGTATTTTTGCTGCTTCACATCAGGAGCTGATTGTTGCCAGCTCTTACTCGAAAAACTTTGGCCTGTATAACGAACGCGTTGGTGCGCTGACGCTGGTCGCCGCCAGCAGCGATGTGGCAAAAACCGCCTTCAGCCAGGTGAAATACAGCATTCGCGCCAACTACTCAAACCCGCCTGCTCACGGCGCTGCGGTAGTCGCGACCATTCTCGGCAACGATGCCCTGCGTACTATCTGGCAACAGGAACTGACCGATATGCGCCAGCGTATTCAGCGCATGCGTCAGCTGTTCGTCAACACGCTGGCTTCGAGCGGCGCGCAACAGGACTTCAGCTTTATCATTAAACAGAACGGCATGTTCTCGTTCAGCGGCCTGACAAAAGATCAGGTGATCCGTTTGCGTGAAGAGTTCGGCGTGTATGCGGTGAATTCCGGTCGCGTTAACGTTGCCGGGATGACGCCAGACAATATGTCGGCGCTGTGCGAAGCGATTGTCGCAGTGCTGTAA
- the ompF gene encoding porin OmpF yields MMKRNILAVVIPALLAAGAANAAEIYNKDGNKLDLYGKVDGLHYFSDDSGNDGDQSYVRFGFKGETQITDQLTGYGQWEYNIQANNSEGTADAQTGNKTRLGFAGLKFADAGSFDYGRNYGVVYDAIGWTDMLPEFGGDSGYSDNFLAGRSTGLATYRNTNFFGLVDGLNFALQYQGKNDRTDDIRRANGDGWGTSISYTSPIGVGIVGAYGSSDRTNAQNTATYGRGDKAQQWATALKYDANNVYLAAMYSETRNATYISDANGADGFANKSQVIEFVAQYQFDFGLRPSIAYVQSKGKDIEGIGDADLYKYIDVGATYYFNKNMSTYVDYKINQLDDNNPLGLNTDDIVAVGLVYQF; encoded by the coding sequence ATGATGAAGCGCAACATTCTTGCAGTGGTTATCCCTGCTCTGTTAGCTGCTGGTGCAGCAAACGCAGCAGAAATCTACAACAAAGATGGCAACAAATTAGACCTGTACGGTAAAGTTGATGGTCTGCATTACTTCTCTGACGACTCAGGCAACGACGGCGACCAGTCTTACGTGCGCTTCGGCTTCAAAGGTGAAACTCAGATCACCGACCAGCTGACCGGTTACGGCCAGTGGGAATACAACATCCAGGCTAACAACTCTGAAGGCACTGCAGACGCACAAACTGGCAACAAAACCCGTCTGGGCTTTGCTGGTTTGAAATTCGCTGACGCGGGTTCTTTCGACTACGGCCGTAACTACGGCGTTGTTTACGATGCAATCGGCTGGACCGACATGCTGCCAGAATTTGGTGGCGATTCTGGTTACTCTGATAACTTCCTGGCTGGCCGTTCTACCGGTCTGGCAACCTACCGTAACACCAACTTCTTCGGTCTGGTTGATGGTCTGAACTTCGCTCTGCAGTACCAGGGCAAAAATGACCGTACTGACGACATCCGTCGTGCGAACGGTGACGGCTGGGGTACTTCAATCTCCTATACCTCTCCGATCGGTGTAGGCATCGTAGGTGCATATGGTTCCAGCGATCGTACCAACGCGCAGAACACAGCCACCTATGGTCGCGGCGACAAAGCTCAGCAGTGGGCAACTGCGCTGAAATATGACGCGAACAACGTTTACCTGGCAGCAATGTACAGTGAAACCCGCAACGCGACCTACATCAGCGACGCTAATGGTGCTGATGGTTTTGCTAACAAATCTCAGGTTATCGAATTCGTAGCACAGTATCAGTTCGACTTCGGCCTGCGTCCGTCTATCGCCTACGTTCAGTCTAAAGGCAAAGACATCGAAGGTATCGGCGATGCTGACCTGTACAAATATATCGATGTGGGCGCAACCTACTACTTCAACAAAAACATGTCTACCTATGTTGATTACAAAATCAACCAGCTGGATGACAACAACCCGCTGGGTCTGAACACCGACGATATCGTAGCAGTTGGTCTGGTTTACCAGTTCTAA